In the Diceros bicornis minor isolate mBicDic1 chromosome X, mDicBic1.mat.cur, whole genome shotgun sequence genome, TTAAAAGAGGAACCCTGGTCCAAAGATGGAAGATACTTAGGCCCTAACAGCAGTGAAGGCGAGGGCCCTGAGTGCTAATTAACCCAATTAGGGGTGGCAACACAAAACACCCCCCATACCTATTGCTAGGAGGCTCCAGGCAGGGGAGTCATATATGGAGGACCCCGACTTTCCCCTCTAGGGACTCAGGGAATTGAGGGCTTTGCTCTGAGGCTTGACTACCCAGGTTACTGGTGGGGAGGAGTCCTAAGTCCTACCCAGAGTTAAGGTCAGAGATCTGAGTGAGGACTAAGGGGAACACCAACTCTAGGAAAGTGGGGTCTCATAAATTCTGCCCCTTCTCTCAGCCCTGTGGAAACCCAGAATAACTGTGAAGCCGAGGCACGCCCCTCATTTCTGGCTGCAGACTTTCAGAGAGGTGAGGGTGTTGGATAATTGAGCGGCCTCAATTCTGCAGAGGGAGGAGACTCAGGGCTTCATAGGAATCAGGGTGAGGGCCCTGAATTAAGACTGATGGTACCACTCACCCCcaaaagaggagaaaacagaaagtCCCGCCCTCCTTGCTTGCAGCACTGAGGAGACCAGACATGGAAGTCAGGTGTATGTGAACACTCCTTTCCTTTGGAAGGCATCAGGTTGGTGAGAGCCTTTGTTTGAAGGGAAGGACATCAGATCAGCAGAGGCAAGTGTCCCAGGCCCTACCTAGAGCCAAAGCAAGGACCCTGAATGAGGACTGAGAACCCCAAAGAGCCCAGGACAGAGAGTCCCATAGAGCCGTCAGCAGTGGGTGCCCCCTGGCAGGGGTGGTGGCTGAGGTACGCCTTCACTTCCTTTTAAGGCATCCGAAGAAatgaagacctgggtttgagatGTAAATGTAAAGCAGCACAGAAGAGGGGGCCCAGGCCCTGCCGAAGTTGATGTGATGGTCTTGAATGTGAACTGAGAGGACCCCACATCCCAGAGTAGAGTGGGCTCCACGAGGACTAGACCTGCCCGCCGCTGCTCTCAGCCCCAGTAAGCaccaggcagagctggaaggcgaGAGCCTGAGGCTCAGTTTACTTATTTCCCCAGGTTTCTCAGCGGTTGATCAGAACAGGAGCCCTGTGGGTTCCTAGAGCAGTGCCCTCAAGGAAACCTGAAGAGGCAGCCTTCTTCAAGTCGAGGtgttctcttcctgctgaaggtGCTCACACCCTCttatcctctctcctctcttgcccAGATCACCTGCTGTCTTACCCGCTCTCCTGCCTGCTGTGCCTGATCACAGTCATGCTGCCTGGGGGGCAGAAGAGGAAGCTCCACACCCTCTCAGAAGAGAAACGCCACCAGGACCGAGGTGGGACCCAGGCGCCAAAGGGTGCTCAGGCCCCGGCAACCAAGCAGGAAGCATTCCCCTCCTCGTCCCCTCCTCCTTTTGGTGTTATTACCCCTCAGGGAAAGCCTGGTGCTAGCTCCCGTAGCCCTCTCGACTGGCCTCAGAGAGCTCTACCCAGCACCACTACGTCTGCAGGTGTTTCTCGCACAAGATCACGTGAAGGAGCCAACtgcaaaattgagaagaaacGAAGTTCCTGCGAGGCCCCACTCTCCATTGTGCAGTCTCCAAGAGACCCTCTGAGCAAGATGACGGGTATGTTGGTGCAGTTCGTGATGCACATGTACAAAAGGAAAAAGCCCATTATGAAAGCAGATATGCTGAAGATTGTcaataaaaagtacaaaaatcGCTTCCTTGAGATCCTCCAAAGAGCTTCTTTCAGTATGGAGGTGGTATTTGGTGTTGACTTAAGGGAAGTAGATTCTACCAAGCGTTCCTATATCCTTGTCAACAAAATGGACCTTCCCAACAATGGGACCGTGAACCGTGGCAGGGGCTTTCCCAAGACCGGTCTCCTAATGAATCTCCTGGGTGTGATCTTCATGAAGGGCAACTGCGCCACTGAGGAGGACATCTGGAAATTCCTGAATAAGATGAGGGTATACGCTGGGAAGAGGCACTTCATATTTGGGGAGCCCAAGAAGCTCATCACCCAAGATTTGGTGAAGCTTAAGTACTTGGTATACCAGCAGGTGCCCCGCAGTGACCCTCCGTGCTATGAATTCCTGTGGGGCCCAAGAGCCCACGCTGAAACCAGCAGGATGAAAGTCCTGGAGTTTTTGGCCAAGATTAATCATACAGTCCCCAGTGCCTTCCAGTCTTGTTATAAAGAGGCtttgaaagaagaggaagagagagcccaaGCCACAGTTACACTAAGGGCTGACACCAGTGCCATGGCCAGTGTATGTTCCGGGCCATGTCTAGCAGCTCCTCCCACATCCAGTGAAGTTGAGGCAGAGAGCGGTCAGTGTTCCAAGTAGTGGAGGGCTGGGTGTGACTGAGGGAACACAGTGTATAATATCTGTGTGTTCCTGTTCTATGTGGGTACTTTGGAGATTTACCTGTATTTTTCGCCACTTTTCAAATGTTGTTACTTCTCAGTGAAGTTTTATCCAGCATTATAATCTAAGTTTATGAATTATATTGGTCACACTGATTGTTATTTGTCAGGTTTAAGAGTAAGAGTTGTGCTGTTTTGTGACATGAATTGGGATAACTTCCATCTTATTTAGTAATCTGGTGCAAGCTAACCTGGCACTGGAATATGCATTTCCtcgaaaatgtgaaaaaaattaggCAGTAAAGTATATGCAATCAAGACAGAGAAAAAGCATAAGATGGTCAACATGTGGCTTCCTAATCCCTTTTACTGTGTTTTTATGAAATTATAAATAACAGTATGTGCCTGACTAATGTAAGAATATAGAATTAAATCATAATAAATGAAACCCCACGCTCACAGGTTCATTTATTCTGCAAACAttaattgagcatctactctTAGAAGGCTCCGTGCTAGTACTGGGAGAGCTGAGAAAAAGAAGACCTAGCCATAAAATTATAGAGTCGAGAAGCAGCTGCCCTGTAAGGAAAATGCTGATATACACTCGAGGGCCAAAAGGACAAATGAAAAGACGGGATAGGAAAGGAGAGAGGTGGTCCTAGATGAGAGCAGTCAACTGTAAATTCCCTGAAGCAAGGGAGTGTTGGGCCTTGGGAAAATAAAAGGCCCTCGATGGGAGGCAATTCTGAGTTAGCGGCATGGTTGGCTAGATGAGGCTGTGATCATTGTGAGCAGGGGCCAGACCCTCAGATGGTGGACCCCATAGTTGAAAGACTAAGCCTGGAATGGGAAACCACCCTTAACAATTACTTTGAGATCATGGATAAACCAGAGAGGAGTCAACTGGTGCAGGGATGGAGCGAGTCCTGTGCTCTCGTCCTGGTGCAGGTGAACACAGTGTGCAAATTAGGTGTTTTGTTCACGTCGTCTCCAGGGAGTTTCTCAGAAATAAGGGTGATATGGGTTTCCCCTGCTCTCTGAAACAGCGTTCCTATGGAACCTTTCACAAGCTGAAATGATGTAAAGTGAAGAAACAATTACCATTGACGTATACGGGAAAAATTTTTGAGCGTTCCCAGACCCAGAAAATAACCTACCAAATCGTACCAAATTacacataaaacctaaaataagaCCAACATACAGTAAAAGCAGGAATGATCAGATAAATACACAGCCTTGATGAAGTAGAAATACCGTGTGTACAGTGATGTTTCACTTACCAGCGTCGGGAAGACAGCAGGCACCCTGGAAGGCTGAGAGGTGGTGGCGGTGATGATGGTGTGTTAGGCTGAGTCGTTGGAGGTCGAGGTGGTGGGATGTACGGGAGACTGGGCTGTaggagacagaggaagatggtcacctGTTAACATCTCATCGTCGTCTGAGTCCATCAGGGCAGGGAAGTCACTAAGGTCTACCCCTTCTTCTATGTCTGCCTGCCTCGAAGCTGAAGGTCGAGTTTCATCATACGAATACCACAGTGTGCTTGACTGCTTAGCCTCTCTAGTGGCTTGCGGCAAAACAAATGCTGAATGCTGTTTGCACTTTTTACCGTTTCTTGTAAAAGCAAAAATCCTCTTTAGATCTCTTTCACTTAGTGAAAACAGGTACCAGTGTAGGTCGTTCCTAAAAGAGAAGTCGTGTCAAGTGAAGTTTTGGACTGTGGGGGAAACTTGTGCTTCCCTGAGGGGGCATGTCCAGAATCCACTGGACTGGCACTCTttgccctgggttgggggagccaGGATTCACTCCATTAAAAAGTCCTTCAAATTATGAACGTAATTTGGCAAACTCTAGGCAAGGTCTAGATTTTTGTGCACgttgaaatgaatgaaagtaggaGTGGTTTAGAAAGAAGGGCAGCTGAGAGGGAGGTAAGATTTTGGTCCTTGAAACATATTGTAGGATCTTTGTGCTGCATCCACCGAGGAAGTCCAGCTCACACCGACGCTGAATGACAGACTCTAACGGGGAGATATTACTTCGAGTTCCTTGCTAAGCGGCATTTTGCCTGATAGGGTTTTCTTTGTCCTAGAGCACTGTATATTTTCTGATCTCCGGGACTAAACATTGAATCTCAGTGTAGTAGATTGAGACTCCAGGGGCAAATTAATCATAGTAAGAAGTGGCATTCTTGAAAGTCTCAATACAAGCCAGGCAACGTGCCAGGCATTTTACATGCATCATATACGTTGCACCAATCCCCAAGACAGAGCTTATGaaacccatttcacagaggaaaagactgaggctcacagagtttGGTAATGTGCCCAATTTCACACGGCTGTTAAGTAACAGGGTTGGAACTAGACCCCTGGCCTGAATTAGCCCAAAGGCCTCGTTTTTCCGCTCCTCCCAGCCTGAGGCCAACTTTGTATTCCTTAATTCATCTTTCTTCTCACTACTCCAAAATGTATCTCAAGTGATAAAAAAGAAGGGCCATGTGCCCAAAACACTGCATTGCAATGCATAACCAGAGCAATAAGCATAACAAAACAATTGAGAAGtgaataaagaagagaaag is a window encoding:
- the LOC131400465 gene encoding melanoma-associated antigen B3-like gives rise to the protein MLPGGQKRKLHTLSEEKRHQDRGGTQAPKGAQAPATKQEAFPSSSPPPFGVITPQGKPGASSRSPLDWPQRALPSTTTSAGVSRTRSREGANCKIEKKRSSCEAPLSIVQSPRDPLSKMTGMLVQFVMHMYKRKKPIMKADMLKIVNKKYKNRFLEILQRASFSMEVVFGVDLREVDSTKRSYILVNKMDLPNNGTVNRGRGFPKTGLLMNLLGVIFMKGNCATEEDIWKFLNKMRVYAGKRHFIFGEPKKLITQDLVKLKYLVYQQVPRSDPPCYEFLWGPRAHAETSRMKVLEFLAKINHTVPSAFQSCYKEALKEEEERAQATVTLRADTSAMASVCSGPCLAAPPTSSEVEAESGQCSK